The Budorcas taxicolor isolate Tak-1 chromosome 5, Takin1.1, whole genome shotgun sequence genome includes a window with the following:
- the LMBR1L gene encoding protein LMBR1L isoform X2, whose product MEGADYEVLSVREQLFHERVRECIISTLLFATLYIFCHIALTRFKKPAEFTTVDEEDATVNKIALELCTFTLAVALGAVLLLPFSIIGNEVLLSLPRNYYIQWLNGSLIHGLWNLVFLFSNLSLIFLMPFAYFFTESEGFAGSRKGVLARVYETVVMLMLLTLLVLGMVWVASAIVDNNKASRESLYDFWEYYLPYLYSCISFLGVLLLLVCTPLGLARMFSVTGKLLVKPRLLEDLEEQLHCSAFEEAALTRRICNPTSCWLPLDMELLHRQVLALQTQRVLLEKRRKASAWQRNLGYPLAMLCLLVLTGLSVLIVAIHILELLIDEAAMPRGMQGASLGQVSFSKLGSFGAVIQVVLIFYLMVSSVVGFYSSPLFRGLRPRWHDTAMTQIIGNCVCLLVLSSALPVFSRTLAFAGLTTLCLVKTFTAAVRAELIRAFGLDRLPLPVSGFPRVSKKTQHQ is encoded by the exons ATCTCAACACTGCTGTTTGCGACTCTCTACATCTTCTGCCACATCGCCTTGACCCGCTTCAAGAAGCCTGCTGAGTTTACCACAG TAGATGAAGAAGATGCCACAGTCAACAAGATTGC GCTCGAGCTGTGCACCTTCACCCTGGCAGTTGCCCTGGGCGCTGTCCTGCTCCTGCCCTTCTCTATCATCGGCAACGAGGTGCTGCTCTCACTGCCTCGGAACTACTATATCCAGTGGCTCAACGGTTCCCTCATCCACG GCCTCTGGaaccttgtttttctcttctccaacTTGTCCCTCATCTTCCTCATGCCCTTTGCATACTTCTTCACTGAGTCTGAGGGCTTTGCTGGCTCCAGAAAG GGCGTCCTGGCCCGGGTCTATGAGACggtggtgatgctgatgctccTCACTCTGCTGGTCCTGGGCATGGTGTGGGTAGCCTCTGCCATTGTGGATAACAACAAGGCCAGCAGGGAGTCCCTCTATG ACTTCTGGGAGTACTACCTCCCCTACCTctactcctgcatctccttccttGGGGTCCTGCTGCTCCTGG TGTGTACCCCACTCGGCCTCGCCCGTATGTTCTCGGTCACTGGGAAGCTGCTGGTCAAGCCCCGG CTCCTGGAGGACCTGGAGGAGCAGCTGCACTGCTCAGCCTTTGAGGAAGCAGCTTTGACCCGCAGGATTTGTA ATCCCACCTCCTGCTGGCTGCCCTTGGACATGGAACTGCTGCACAGACAGGTTCTGGCTCTGCAGACACAGAGGGTCCTGCTGG AGAAGCGGCGGAAGGCTTCAGCCTGGCAGCGCAACCTGGGCTACCCTCTGGCCATGCTGTGCTTGCTGGTGCTGACG GGCCTGTCTGTGCTCATTGTGGCCATCCACATCCTGGAGCTGCTCATTGACGAGGCTGCCATGCCCCGGGGCATGCAG GGTGCCTCCCTGGGCCAGGTCTCCTTCTCCAAGCTGGGCTCCTTTGGTGCCGTCATTCAGGTCGTCCTTATCTT TTACCTGATGGTCTCTTCGGTCGTGGGCTTCTACAGCTCTCCACTCTTCCGGGGACTGCGGCCCAGATGGCATGACACGGCCATGACTCAG ATAATTGGGAACTGTGTCTGTCTCCTGGTTCTAAGCTCAGCACTTCCTGTCTTCTCTCGAACCCTGG CCTTTGCGGGCCTCACCACTCTCTGTCTGGTGAAGACCTTCACGGCAGCTGTGCGGGCAGAGCTGATCCGGGCCTTTG GGCTGGACAGACTACCGTTGCCTGTCTCTGGTTTCCCCCGGGTGTCTAAGAAGACCCAGCACCAGTGA
- the LMBR1L gene encoding protein LMBR1L isoform X1 gives MEGADYEVLSVREQLFHERVRECIISTLLFATLYIFCHIALTRFKKPAEFTTVDEEDATVNKIALELCTFTLAVALGAVLLLPFSIIGNEVLLSLPRNYYIQWLNGSLIHGLWNLVFLFSNLSLIFLMPFAYFFTESEGFAGSRKGVLARVYETVVMLMLLTLLVLGMVWVASAIVDNNKASRESLYDFWEYYLPYLYSCISFLGVLLLLVCTPLGLARMFSVTGKLLVKPRLLEDLEEQLHCSAFEEAALTRRICNPTSCWLPLDMELLHRQVLALQTQRVLLEKRRKASAWQRNLGYPLAMLCLLVLTGLSVLIVAIHILELLIDEAAMPRGMQGASLGQVSFSKLGSFGAVIQVVLIFYLMVSSVVGFYSSPLFRGLRPRWHDTAMTQIIGNCVCLLVLSSALPVFSRTLGLTRFDLLGDFGRFNWLGNFYIVFLYNAAFAGLTTLCLVKTFTAAVRAELIRAFGLDRLPLPVSGFPRVSKKTQHQ, from the exons ATCTCAACACTGCTGTTTGCGACTCTCTACATCTTCTGCCACATCGCCTTGACCCGCTTCAAGAAGCCTGCTGAGTTTACCACAG TAGATGAAGAAGATGCCACAGTCAACAAGATTGC GCTCGAGCTGTGCACCTTCACCCTGGCAGTTGCCCTGGGCGCTGTCCTGCTCCTGCCCTTCTCTATCATCGGCAACGAGGTGCTGCTCTCACTGCCTCGGAACTACTATATCCAGTGGCTCAACGGTTCCCTCATCCACG GCCTCTGGaaccttgtttttctcttctccaacTTGTCCCTCATCTTCCTCATGCCCTTTGCATACTTCTTCACTGAGTCTGAGGGCTTTGCTGGCTCCAGAAAG GGCGTCCTGGCCCGGGTCTATGAGACggtggtgatgctgatgctccTCACTCTGCTGGTCCTGGGCATGGTGTGGGTAGCCTCTGCCATTGTGGATAACAACAAGGCCAGCAGGGAGTCCCTCTATG ACTTCTGGGAGTACTACCTCCCCTACCTctactcctgcatctccttccttGGGGTCCTGCTGCTCCTGG TGTGTACCCCACTCGGCCTCGCCCGTATGTTCTCGGTCACTGGGAAGCTGCTGGTCAAGCCCCGG CTCCTGGAGGACCTGGAGGAGCAGCTGCACTGCTCAGCCTTTGAGGAAGCAGCTTTGACCCGCAGGATTTGTA ATCCCACCTCCTGCTGGCTGCCCTTGGACATGGAACTGCTGCACAGACAGGTTCTGGCTCTGCAGACACAGAGGGTCCTGCTGG AGAAGCGGCGGAAGGCTTCAGCCTGGCAGCGCAACCTGGGCTACCCTCTGGCCATGCTGTGCTTGCTGGTGCTGACG GGCCTGTCTGTGCTCATTGTGGCCATCCACATCCTGGAGCTGCTCATTGACGAGGCTGCCATGCCCCGGGGCATGCAG GGTGCCTCCCTGGGCCAGGTCTCCTTCTCCAAGCTGGGCTCCTTTGGTGCCGTCATTCAGGTCGTCCTTATCTT TTACCTGATGGTCTCTTCGGTCGTGGGCTTCTACAGCTCTCCACTCTTCCGGGGACTGCGGCCCAGATGGCATGACACGGCCATGACTCAG ATAATTGGGAACTGTGTCTGTCTCCTGGTTCTAAGCTCAGCACTTCCTGTCTTCTCTCGAACCCTGG GGCTCACTCGCTTTGACCTGCTGGGTGACTTTGGACGCTTCAACTGGCTGGGCAATTTCTACATCGTGTTTCTCTACAATGCAGCCTTTGCGGGCCTCACCACTCTCTGTCTGGTGAAGACCTTCACGGCAGCTGTGCGGGCAGAGCTGATCCGGGCCTTTG GGCTGGACAGACTACCGTTGCCTGTCTCTGGTTTCCCCCGGGTGTCTAAGAAGACCCAGCACCAGTGA
- the LMBR1L gene encoding protein LMBR1L isoform X3 — protein MEGADYEVLSVREQLFHERVRECIISTLLFATLYIFCHIALTRFKKPAEFTTVDEEDATVNKIALELCTFTLAVALGAVLLLPFSIIGNEVLLSLPRNYYIQWLNGSLIHGLWNLVFLFSNLSLIFLMPFAYFFTESEGFAGSRKGVLARVYETVVMLMLLTLLVLGMVWVASAIVDNNKASRESLYDFWEYYLPYLYSCISFLGVLLLLVCTPLGLARMFSVTGKLLVKPRLLEDLEEQLHCSAFEEAALTRRICNPTSCWLPLDMELLHRQVLALQTQRVLLEKRRKASAWQRNLGYPLAMLCLLVLTGLSVLIVAIHILELLIDEAAMPRGMQGASLGQVSFSKLGSFGAVIQVVLIFYLMVSSVVGFYSSPLFRGLRPRWHDTAMTQIIGNCVCLLVLSSALPVFSRTLGAQ, from the exons ATCTCAACACTGCTGTTTGCGACTCTCTACATCTTCTGCCACATCGCCTTGACCCGCTTCAAGAAGCCTGCTGAGTTTACCACAG TAGATGAAGAAGATGCCACAGTCAACAAGATTGC GCTCGAGCTGTGCACCTTCACCCTGGCAGTTGCCCTGGGCGCTGTCCTGCTCCTGCCCTTCTCTATCATCGGCAACGAGGTGCTGCTCTCACTGCCTCGGAACTACTATATCCAGTGGCTCAACGGTTCCCTCATCCACG GCCTCTGGaaccttgtttttctcttctccaacTTGTCCCTCATCTTCCTCATGCCCTTTGCATACTTCTTCACTGAGTCTGAGGGCTTTGCTGGCTCCAGAAAG GGCGTCCTGGCCCGGGTCTATGAGACggtggtgatgctgatgctccTCACTCTGCTGGTCCTGGGCATGGTGTGGGTAGCCTCTGCCATTGTGGATAACAACAAGGCCAGCAGGGAGTCCCTCTATG ACTTCTGGGAGTACTACCTCCCCTACCTctactcctgcatctccttccttGGGGTCCTGCTGCTCCTGG TGTGTACCCCACTCGGCCTCGCCCGTATGTTCTCGGTCACTGGGAAGCTGCTGGTCAAGCCCCGG CTCCTGGAGGACCTGGAGGAGCAGCTGCACTGCTCAGCCTTTGAGGAAGCAGCTTTGACCCGCAGGATTTGTA ATCCCACCTCCTGCTGGCTGCCCTTGGACATGGAACTGCTGCACAGACAGGTTCTGGCTCTGCAGACACAGAGGGTCCTGCTGG AGAAGCGGCGGAAGGCTTCAGCCTGGCAGCGCAACCTGGGCTACCCTCTGGCCATGCTGTGCTTGCTGGTGCTGACG GGCCTGTCTGTGCTCATTGTGGCCATCCACATCCTGGAGCTGCTCATTGACGAGGCTGCCATGCCCCGGGGCATGCAG GGTGCCTCCCTGGGCCAGGTCTCCTTCTCCAAGCTGGGCTCCTTTGGTGCCGTCATTCAGGTCGTCCTTATCTT TTACCTGATGGTCTCTTCGGTCGTGGGCTTCTACAGCTCTCCACTCTTCCGGGGACTGCGGCCCAGATGGCATGACACGGCCATGACTCAG ATAATTGGGAACTGTGTCTGTCTCCTGGTTCTAAGCTCAGCACTTCCTGTCTTCTCTCGAACCCTGG gggCTCAGTAA